In a single window of the Rhineura floridana isolate rRhiFlo1 chromosome 3, rRhiFlo1.hap2, whole genome shotgun sequence genome:
- the TMEM187 gene encoding transmembrane protein 187 isoform X2 codes for MEQQNSCRRSSSVIVQGNSSETSKRTVMKPEGREPVWLVSGGLVLCVAVVASGVFDGVCTDVGYEYYAEPTVPGLPAVLAMPANCLINLAYIVLGWYWLPSGDKKGQTHYLQEVFALMALVYGPVQWVRLWTQHHWAAVLDQWLTLPIFAWGAVWCHFLEQGWQPGTFLAMEATSLASYALALLHPQGFEMALSGHIFIVVWRVLKVQRRLGNAMSAWIMALGMVSFLGFVSLKLWDLELAQWAPFHQFTGHFWSKICDVLQFHCAFLFFIRLSRCHLKSQ; via the coding sequence ATGGAACAGCAAAACAGTTGCCGCAGGAGCAGCTCGGTCATTGTGCAAGGAAATTCATCCGAGACTTCAAAAAGGACTGTTATGAAACCAGAAGGCAGAGAGCCAGTCTGGCTTGTATCTGGAGGTCTTGTGCTGTGTGTAGCGGTTGTGGCTTCCGGAGTCTTTGATGGCGTTTGCACGGATGTTGGGTACGAGTATTATGCTGAACCAACTGTGCCAGGATTGCCTGCTGTACTGGCTATGCCTGCCAATTGTTTAATCAATTTGGCCTACATAGTTCTGGGCTGGTACTGGCTGCCTTCAGGTGACAAAAAAGGCCAGACACACTACCTTCAGGAAGTCTTTGCCCTCATGGCTCTTGTATATGGGCCTGTACAATGGGTCAGACTCTGGACACAGCATCATTGGGCAGCTGTCTTAGATCAGTGGTTGACATTGCCAATTTTTGCTTGGGGTGCCGTCTGGTGCCACTTCCTGGAGCAAGGGTGGCAACCAGGCACCTTCCTGGCCATGGAAGCAACTTCATTGGCAAGCTATGCTCTGGCATTGCTTCACCCCCAAGGTTTTGAGATGGCATTGAGTGGACATATATTCATAGTTGTTTGGAGAGTATTGAAGGTGCAGAGGCGTTTGGGTAATGCCATGTCTGCTTGGATCATGGCACTAGGAATGGTCTCTTTCCTGGGCTTTGTAAGCCTCAAGCTATGGGACCTGGAGCTGGCACAATGGGCGCCATTCCACCAGTTCACTGGCCATTTTTGGTCCAAGATCTGTGACGTGCTGCAATTCCAttgtgccttcctcttttttatcCGTTTGAGCAGATGCCACCTCAAGTCTCAGTGA
- the TMEM187 gene encoding transmembrane protein 187 isoform X1, whose translation MGWEARNSKHHFRTSKQLMEQQNSCRRSSSVIVQGNSSETSKRTVMKPEGREPVWLVSGGLVLCVAVVASGVFDGVCTDVGYEYYAEPTVPGLPAVLAMPANCLINLAYIVLGWYWLPSGDKKGQTHYLQEVFALMALVYGPVQWVRLWTQHHWAAVLDQWLTLPIFAWGAVWCHFLEQGWQPGTFLAMEATSLASYALALLHPQGFEMALSGHIFIVVWRVLKVQRRLGNAMSAWIMALGMVSFLGFVSLKLWDLELAQWAPFHQFTGHFWSKICDVLQFHCAFLFFIRLSRCHLKSQ comes from the coding sequence TTGGGAGGCAAGGAATTCAAAACACCACTTCCGCACAAGCAAGCAACTCATGGAACAGCAAAACAGTTGCCGCAGGAGCAGCTCGGTCATTGTGCAAGGAAATTCATCCGAGACTTCAAAAAGGACTGTTATGAAACCAGAAGGCAGAGAGCCAGTCTGGCTTGTATCTGGAGGTCTTGTGCTGTGTGTAGCGGTTGTGGCTTCCGGAGTCTTTGATGGCGTTTGCACGGATGTTGGGTACGAGTATTATGCTGAACCAACTGTGCCAGGATTGCCTGCTGTACTGGCTATGCCTGCCAATTGTTTAATCAATTTGGCCTACATAGTTCTGGGCTGGTACTGGCTGCCTTCAGGTGACAAAAAAGGCCAGACACACTACCTTCAGGAAGTCTTTGCCCTCATGGCTCTTGTATATGGGCCTGTACAATGGGTCAGACTCTGGACACAGCATCATTGGGCAGCTGTCTTAGATCAGTGGTTGACATTGCCAATTTTTGCTTGGGGTGCCGTCTGGTGCCACTTCCTGGAGCAAGGGTGGCAACCAGGCACCTTCCTGGCCATGGAAGCAACTTCATTGGCAAGCTATGCTCTGGCATTGCTTCACCCCCAAGGTTTTGAGATGGCATTGAGTGGACATATATTCATAGTTGTTTGGAGAGTATTGAAGGTGCAGAGGCGTTTGGGTAATGCCATGTCTGCTTGGATCATGGCACTAGGAATGGTCTCTTTCCTGGGCTTTGTAAGCCTCAAGCTATGGGACCTGGAGCTGGCACAATGGGCGCCATTCCACCAGTTCACTGGCCATTTTTGGTCCAAGATCTGTGACGTGCTGCAATTCCAttgtgccttcctcttttttatcCGTTTGAGCAGATGCCACCTCAAGTCTCAGTGA